A region from the Neomonachus schauinslandi chromosome 2, ASM220157v2, whole genome shotgun sequence genome encodes:
- the CEP44 gene encoding centrosomal protein of 44 kDa isoform X3, with translation MATGDLKRSLRNLEQVLRSLNYPQEVDCVGLVKGDTAASLPIISYSLTSYSPYVAELLMESNIELIAKNDLRFIDTVYKLLRDQFNYKPILTKKQFLQCGFAEWKIQIVCDILNCVMKKHKELSGLEKIPSQQRKKISSVKSEPSSSTEKTSTEPVGIDITGRFMTSGKKKAVVIRHLYNEDGVNIPEDTISTVTDVSGTFDVCDLKTTEIKIPEIKFPEIKSEQQDIKINPEITALQTMLAQCQEKLQKLTLVESRLDSLEEKMKGRVMVNEKTWTNLLSRVTLLETEMLLSKKNNEYIDFSETNEDYESSNDMDILNPDRKSKDERQTSIPLSSGYSTVSSDSTPRTSTGSYCGLKENSEV, from the exons TTTGGTAAAGGGAGATACAGCAGCATCCTTGCCCATCATTAGTTATTCCCTTACCTCATATTCACCTTATGTAGCAGAACTTCTGATGGAATCCAATATAGAGCTCATAGCGAAGAATGACTTGCGCTTTATAGATACCGTCTATAAG CTTCTTCGTGATCAATTTAATTATAAACCTATCTTGACAAAAAAGCAGTTTCTCCAATGTGGATTTGCAGAATGGAAAATCCAAATTGTTTGTGATATTTTGAATTGTGTGATGAAAAAGCACAAGGAATTGAGTGGTCTTGAGAAg attccatcacaacaaagaaagaaaatcagttcaGTTAAGTCAGAACCTTCTTCAAGCACTGAGAAAACATCCACAGAACCTGTTGGCATTGACATCACTGGCAGGTTTATGACTTCAGGAAAg AAAAAAGCTGTGGTGATCCGTCACCTGTATAACGAAGATGGTGTTAACATTCCTGAAGATACGATAAGTACCGTAACAGATGTTAGTGGAACATTTGATGTGTGTGACTTAAAGACGACTGAAATAAAGATTCCTGAAATAAAGTTCCCTGAAATCAAGTCTGAACAACAA GATATTAAAATTAATCCTGAGATTACTGCACTACAGACTATGCTTGCTCAATGCCAAGAAAAGCTTCAGAAACTGACTTTGGTAGAGAGTAGATTAGactctttggaagaaaaaatgaaaggaagagtgaTGGTAAATGAAAAAACGTGGACTAATCTTCTAAGTCGTGTCACTCTTCTTGAAACAGAAATGCTTTTGTCTAAAAAG AATAATGAATATATAGACTTCAGTGAAACAAATGAAGACTATGAATCTAGTAATGACATGGATATTCTGAATCCTG ATAGAAAAAGCAAAGATGAGAGGCAAACAAGTATTCCTCTATCCTCTGGTTATAGTACAGTGTCATCAGATTCAACTCCCAGAACCTCAACTGGTAGTTACTGTGGTTTGAAAGAGAATTCAGAG GTTTGA
- the CEP44 gene encoding centrosomal protein of 44 kDa isoform X1, which translates to MATGDLKRSLRNLEQVLRSLNYPQEVDCVGLVKGDTAASLPIISYSLTSYSPYVAELLMESNIELIAKNDLRFIDTVYKLLRDQFNYKPILTKKQFLQCGFAEWKIQIVCDILNCVMKKHKELSGLEKIPSQQRKKISSVKSEPSSSTEKTSTEPVGIDITGRFMTSGKKKAVVIRHLYNEDGVNIPEDTISTVTDVSGTFDVCDLKTTEIKIPEIKFPEIKSEQQDIKINPEITALQTMLAQCQEKLQKLTLVESRLDSLEEKMKGRVMVNEKTWTNLLSRVTLLETEMLLSKKNNEYIDFSETNEDYESSNDMDILNPDRKSKDERQTSIPLSSGYSTVSSDSTPRTSTGSYCGLKENSEETTIQKMERMKKMFEETAELLKCPNHQL; encoded by the exons TTTGGTAAAGGGAGATACAGCAGCATCCTTGCCCATCATTAGTTATTCCCTTACCTCATATTCACCTTATGTAGCAGAACTTCTGATGGAATCCAATATAGAGCTCATAGCGAAGAATGACTTGCGCTTTATAGATACCGTCTATAAG CTTCTTCGTGATCAATTTAATTATAAACCTATCTTGACAAAAAAGCAGTTTCTCCAATGTGGATTTGCAGAATGGAAAATCCAAATTGTTTGTGATATTTTGAATTGTGTGATGAAAAAGCACAAGGAATTGAGTGGTCTTGAGAAg attccatcacaacaaagaaagaaaatcagttcaGTTAAGTCAGAACCTTCTTCAAGCACTGAGAAAACATCCACAGAACCTGTTGGCATTGACATCACTGGCAGGTTTATGACTTCAGGAAAg AAAAAAGCTGTGGTGATCCGTCACCTGTATAACGAAGATGGTGTTAACATTCCTGAAGATACGATAAGTACCGTAACAGATGTTAGTGGAACATTTGATGTGTGTGACTTAAAGACGACTGAAATAAAGATTCCTGAAATAAAGTTCCCTGAAATCAAGTCTGAACAACAA GATATTAAAATTAATCCTGAGATTACTGCACTACAGACTATGCTTGCTCAATGCCAAGAAAAGCTTCAGAAACTGACTTTGGTAGAGAGTAGATTAGactctttggaagaaaaaatgaaaggaagagtgaTGGTAAATGAAAAAACGTGGACTAATCTTCTAAGTCGTGTCACTCTTCTTGAAACAGAAATGCTTTTGTCTAAAAAG AATAATGAATATATAGACTTCAGTGAAACAAATGAAGACTATGAATCTAGTAATGACATGGATATTCTGAATCCTG ATAGAAAAAGCAAAGATGAGAGGCAAACAAGTATTCCTCTATCCTCTGGTTATAGTACAGTGTCATCAGATTCAACTCCCAGAACCTCAACTGGTAGTTACTGTGGTTTGAAAGAGAATTCAGAG gaaacAACAATCCAGAAAatggaaaggatgaaaaaaat GTTTGAAGAAACCGCAGAGTTACTGAAATGTCCAAATCACCAGTTATAG
- the CEP44 gene encoding centrosomal protein of 44 kDa isoform X2, which produces MATGDLKRSLRNLEQVLRSLNYPQEVDCVGLVKGDTAASLPIISYSLTSYSPYVAELLMESNIELIAKNDLRFIDTVYKLLRDQFNYKPILTKKQFLQCGFAEWKIQIVCDILNCVMKKHKELSGLEKIPSQQRKKISSVKSEPSSSTEKTSTEPVGIDITGRFMTSGKKKAVVIRHLYNEDGVNIPEDTISTVTDVSGTFDVCDLKTTEIKIPEIKFPEIKSEQQDIKINPEITALQTMLAQCQEKLQKLTLVESRLDSLEEKMKGRVMNNEYIDFSETNEDYESSNDMDILNPDRKSKDERQTSIPLSSGYSTVSSDSTPRTSTGSYCGLKENSEETTIQKMERMKKMFEETAELLKCPNHQL; this is translated from the exons TTTGGTAAAGGGAGATACAGCAGCATCCTTGCCCATCATTAGTTATTCCCTTACCTCATATTCACCTTATGTAGCAGAACTTCTGATGGAATCCAATATAGAGCTCATAGCGAAGAATGACTTGCGCTTTATAGATACCGTCTATAAG CTTCTTCGTGATCAATTTAATTATAAACCTATCTTGACAAAAAAGCAGTTTCTCCAATGTGGATTTGCAGAATGGAAAATCCAAATTGTTTGTGATATTTTGAATTGTGTGATGAAAAAGCACAAGGAATTGAGTGGTCTTGAGAAg attccatcacaacaaagaaagaaaatcagttcaGTTAAGTCAGAACCTTCTTCAAGCACTGAGAAAACATCCACAGAACCTGTTGGCATTGACATCACTGGCAGGTTTATGACTTCAGGAAAg AAAAAAGCTGTGGTGATCCGTCACCTGTATAACGAAGATGGTGTTAACATTCCTGAAGATACGATAAGTACCGTAACAGATGTTAGTGGAACATTTGATGTGTGTGACTTAAAGACGACTGAAATAAAGATTCCTGAAATAAAGTTCCCTGAAATCAAGTCTGAACAACAA GATATTAAAATTAATCCTGAGATTACTGCACTACAGACTATGCTTGCTCAATGCCAAGAAAAGCTTCAGAAACTGACTTTGGTAGAGAGTAGATTAGactctttggaagaaaaaatgaaaggaagagtgaTG AATAATGAATATATAGACTTCAGTGAAACAAATGAAGACTATGAATCTAGTAATGACATGGATATTCTGAATCCTG ATAGAAAAAGCAAAGATGAGAGGCAAACAAGTATTCCTCTATCCTCTGGTTATAGTACAGTGTCATCAGATTCAACTCCCAGAACCTCAACTGGTAGTTACTGTGGTTTGAAAGAGAATTCAGAG gaaacAACAATCCAGAAAatggaaaggatgaaaaaaat GTTTGAAGAAACCGCAGAGTTACTGAAATGTCCAAATCACCAGTTATAG